The following coding sequences are from one Paenarthrobacter ureafaciens window:
- a CDS encoding motility protein A, whose protein sequence is MVTLEHANLTSLLLPAPMVLVFGATIAVGLAGNTLPDVISSFKQVPKVFMGKPAKASASIDELVRLAEKARSDGLLSLEEEANNAKDPFLARSLQNIADGTDADELRFLMEDEIDTRMRADHVASKFFAALGGYAPTIGIIGTVVSLTHVLENLSSPDHLGPMIAAAFVATLWGLLSANFIWLPISAKLKRLSELEVERMNLVMEGLLAVQSGTQPLLLAERLRAMVPADPKAKNARNKADDGGRAGKLTTSRAA, encoded by the coding sequence ATGGTCACCTTGGAGCACGCAAACCTGACGTCATTGCTCCTTCCCGCACCCATGGTTTTGGTCTTTGGTGCGACCATCGCCGTGGGCCTGGCCGGCAATACGCTCCCGGATGTCATCAGCTCGTTCAAGCAGGTGCCCAAAGTCTTCATGGGCAAGCCGGCCAAGGCCAGTGCGAGCATCGACGAGTTGGTCCGGTTGGCGGAGAAAGCCCGGAGCGACGGCTTGTTGTCCTTGGAGGAAGAAGCCAACAACGCCAAGGATCCGTTCCTGGCCCGTTCCCTCCAGAACATCGCCGACGGAACGGACGCCGATGAGCTTCGGTTCCTCATGGAGGACGAAATCGATACCCGGATGCGCGCGGACCATGTGGCCTCCAAGTTCTTCGCTGCCTTGGGCGGATACGCACCTACGATCGGCATCATCGGCACTGTGGTCTCGCTGACCCACGTGCTGGAGAACCTGTCCTCCCCGGACCATCTGGGTCCAATGATCGCCGCGGCCTTCGTTGCCACCCTCTGGGGCCTGCTGTCGGCGAACTTCATCTGGCTCCCGATCAGCGCCAAGCTCAAGCGTCTTTCTGAGCTGGAAGTGGAACGGATGAACCTCGTGATGGAGGGCTTGCTCGCAGTACAAAGCGGGACCCAGCCGTTGCTCCTGGCGGAGCGGCTGCGGGCCATGGTCCCGGCCGATCCCAAGGCCAAGAACGCCAGGAACAAGGCGGACGACGGCGGCAGGGCCGGCAAGCTGACGACGTCCAGGGCCGCATGA
- a CDS encoding OmpA/MotB family protein produces the protein MRSRRKRGAQPEEHHVDERWMASYMDMVTVLMCMFIVLFAMSSVDQIKFEKLRNSLATGFGTEISQKVDTASGVVVPGELATANGEGFSPLDLATEEVNKLTALQGAMQNQLQAQGLDQNVEFVVGERGLTVKLVGSQTFFQPDMPDLTPKALKILNAIAPTVVGSGLEVMVEGHAAKGYTAYASTWELSAARSVNVLRYFVDQSGMPPGRIGAVAFGAARQVTDDSTEELMELNRRVDVVLVSDRPEDIRSLIPQAIEAQTQDTAAAAKAK, from the coding sequence ATGAGGTCCCGCAGGAAACGCGGTGCTCAGCCTGAAGAGCATCATGTGGACGAACGCTGGATGGCCTCCTACATGGACATGGTCACAGTACTCATGTGCATGTTCATCGTGCTCTTCGCCATGTCATCGGTAGACCAGATCAAATTCGAGAAGCTTCGCAATTCGCTGGCCACGGGTTTCGGAACCGAGATCAGCCAGAAGGTGGATACCGCCAGTGGAGTGGTGGTGCCGGGCGAATTGGCCACGGCCAACGGTGAAGGTTTCTCACCCCTTGACCTGGCCACGGAGGAAGTCAATAAGCTCACTGCCCTGCAGGGCGCCATGCAGAACCAGCTGCAAGCGCAAGGCCTGGACCAGAATGTGGAGTTCGTGGTGGGGGAGCGGGGCCTGACCGTGAAGCTGGTTGGTTCCCAGACCTTCTTCCAACCTGACATGCCGGACCTCACCCCCAAAGCGCTGAAGATCCTCAACGCCATCGCTCCCACCGTGGTTGGCTCAGGCCTTGAGGTGATGGTTGAGGGCCACGCAGCCAAGGGCTATACCGCTTACGCTTCGACGTGGGAACTGTCCGCAGCAAGGTCGGTCAACGTCTTGAGGTACTTCGTGGACCAATCCGGTATGCCGCCCGGCCGGATAGGTGCCGTGGCCTTTGGCGCCGCCCGGCAGGTCACGGATGATTCCACGGAGGAACTGATGGAACTCAACCGGCGGGTGGACGTAGTGCTGGTTTCCGACCGGCCGGAAGACATCCGTTCCCTCATTCCGCAGGCAATCGAAGCCCAAACCCAGGACACCGCTGCTGCGGCCAAGGCGAAGTAG
- a CDS encoding flagellar motor switch protein FliM yields the protein MGEQEGRRRIVDVYDFRRPTTLPRQHSRVLEVAFETFARQWGTQLTAKVRLKSTATLEQLSMQSYDEYSASLPSVTSMILCRIEDCESRLVVQFPATAALSWLSRMLGGSADTAVPERKFTQIEHSLISRMVEEVLEDLKYSLGNLLTQSVTMDGIQYNSQFAQAAAPSELMVVAAFSVNVGETQCAATLAIPADVLLSGLGEVNPTVHSVDNEALVRTQLAQVPVEVAVQLTPAQVTPAQILALGVGDVLPLPHLENRPFDVTINGTRLATAAAARNGSRAAAVIVTTEEHQR from the coding sequence GTGGGAGAACAGGAAGGCCGCCGGCGCATAGTGGACGTCTATGACTTCCGCCGGCCTACCACCTTGCCGCGCCAGCACAGCCGTGTCCTGGAAGTTGCCTTCGAAACCTTCGCCCGGCAATGGGGCACGCAGCTCACCGCGAAAGTCCGGCTGAAGTCCACGGCGACACTTGAACAGTTGAGCATGCAGAGCTACGACGAATACTCTGCTTCCTTGCCTTCGGTGACGTCGATGATCCTGTGCCGGATCGAGGACTGCGAGTCCAGGCTGGTGGTCCAGTTCCCCGCCACGGCGGCGCTGTCCTGGCTCAGCCGGATGCTGGGGGGATCAGCAGATACCGCCGTGCCGGAACGCAAGTTCACGCAGATTGAGCACTCGTTGATCAGCCGCATGGTGGAGGAAGTCCTTGAGGACCTGAAGTACTCCCTGGGCAACCTGTTGACACAGTCCGTCACCATGGACGGGATCCAATACAACTCCCAGTTCGCCCAGGCCGCTGCGCCCTCTGAGCTGATGGTGGTGGCCGCCTTCAGTGTGAACGTGGGTGAGACCCAGTGTGCTGCAACTCTGGCCATTCCGGCCGATGTCCTGCTCAGCGGATTGGGAGAGGTGAACCCAACAGTCCATAGCGTGGACAACGAAGCCCTTGTCAGGACACAGTTGGCCCAAGTACCCGTTGAGGTGGCTGTCCAACTAACCCCCGCCCAGGTGACGCCGGCGCAGATCCTGGCACTCGGCGTCGGGGACGTCCTTCCGTTGCCCCACCTGGAGAACCGGCCGTTTGACGTCACCATCAACGGCACCCGGCTGGCCACAGCCGCCGCCGCACGGAACGGTTCGAGGGCCGCCGCCGTCATTGTCACTACCGAGGAGCACCAGCGATGA
- the fliN gene encoding flagellar motor switch protein FliN: MSITLTVQEAAAERLAQHLPASSLLTVAGIVPAESAAAYASPAVTATFVGASTTDFALLLVDTSFLAAAGGASTGAPFSASDVLRPALEQAASAFDAGVLGELREEDATGLLQDPATVVFELHDGTVPFGWFAVRVRNNDSGPSRNGRDSDLTARLGLISSVEMALTVEIGRTRMSVRDALALEPGKVIELDRSAGAPADVLLNGRLIAHGEVVVVDQDYAVRITRVLDGVEGTL, translated from the coding sequence ATGAGCATCACCCTTACCGTGCAGGAAGCGGCAGCCGAACGCCTGGCACAGCACCTTCCAGCGTCCTCACTGCTGACGGTTGCCGGGATCGTCCCCGCGGAGTCCGCGGCAGCTTATGCCTCTCCGGCTGTCACTGCCACATTTGTAGGTGCGTCGACGACTGACTTCGCCCTGCTGCTGGTGGACACCTCGTTTCTCGCCGCTGCCGGCGGTGCCTCCACCGGGGCGCCCTTCTCCGCAAGTGACGTCCTTCGTCCCGCCTTGGAGCAGGCTGCATCAGCGTTCGACGCCGGGGTGTTGGGGGAGTTGCGCGAGGAAGATGCAACAGGACTGCTGCAGGACCCTGCGACGGTTGTTTTTGAACTTCACGACGGCACAGTGCCTTTCGGATGGTTCGCTGTCCGGGTGCGGAACAATGACTCCGGGCCTTCCCGCAACGGCCGCGATTCCGATCTCACGGCCCGGCTTGGCCTCATCAGCAGCGTGGAGATGGCGTTGACGGTGGAGATTGGCCGTACTCGAATGTCCGTCCGCGACGCCTTGGCACTTGAACCGGGGAAAGTCATTGAACTCGACCGTTCGGCCGGTGCCCCCGCTGACGTGCTGCTGAACGGACGCCTGATAGCCCACGGCGAAGTTGTGGTGGTGGACCAGGACTACGCCGTGCGCATCACCCGTGTCCTGGACGGGGTAGAGGGAACGTTGTAA
- the fliO gene encoding flagellar biosynthetic protein FliO produces the protein MDSFLLGLRVVVALGAVLAAIWLLQRRLGKGKGRRRADSTLSVVSRQAVGQKASVVVVDAGDKRFLLGVTEHNVTVLHSSDAPVLAAEVMDSVPRPMVEEQSFAQLFRQASGEQVPRTELVTGQVPVVRRRADLHRRAATPAHPLHGSILSASTWRQASDAFRGRRN, from the coding sequence ATGGATTCCTTCCTCCTCGGGCTGCGCGTCGTCGTTGCCCTCGGCGCCGTGCTGGCCGCAATCTGGCTACTCCAGCGCCGACTCGGCAAAGGCAAGGGACGTCGTCGTGCCGATTCCACGCTGAGCGTGGTGAGTCGCCAGGCCGTGGGGCAGAAGGCCTCCGTGGTGGTGGTCGATGCCGGTGACAAGCGCTTTCTGCTGGGTGTCACGGAGCACAATGTCACGGTCCTGCACAGCAGTGACGCACCGGTGCTTGCAGCTGAGGTGATGGATTCGGTGCCCCGGCCGATGGTTGAGGAACAGAGTTTCGCTCAGTTGTTCCGGCAGGCATCCGGGGAACAGGTGCCCCGCACTGAACTGGTCACCGGGCAGGTTCCCGTGGTCCGGCGTCGGGCGGACCTGCACCGGCGGGCGGCCACCCCGGCGCACCCCCTGCACGGCTCCATCCTTTCCGCTTCCACGTGGCGCCAGGCCTCCGATGCCTTCAGGGGACGCCGCAATTGA
- the fliP gene encoding flagellar type III secretion system pore protein FliP (The bacterial flagellar biogenesis protein FliP forms a type III secretion system (T3SS)-type pore required for flagellar assembly.) has protein sequence MWAGTAVGHASPIDPTPPTPPTPPAAPGSGGNVSIDINGLDGTPSTAVVTLIGITLLSVAPALLLMMTSFTKIFVVLAMTRNALSLPAIPPNQVLAGLALFLSLFVMWPVVSDINTVAVQPYLNGGLDFNGAMSAGWTPLQHFMLAHTREEDIALMTRAAGMDNPENPESVPLQTLVPAFMVSELRAAFIIGFVIFIPFLVIDLVVSAALMSMGMMMLPPVMISLPFKILLFVLVDGWGLVITSLIQSYSGG, from the coding sequence ATGTGGGCTGGAACCGCTGTTGGCCATGCCTCGCCGATCGATCCCACGCCGCCCACACCACCGACGCCTCCGGCAGCCCCGGGGTCCGGAGGCAATGTGAGCATCGACATCAATGGTTTGGACGGGACCCCGTCCACGGCTGTAGTGACCTTGATCGGGATCACGTTGCTGTCCGTGGCGCCTGCCTTGCTGCTCATGATGACCTCGTTCACAAAGATCTTCGTTGTGCTGGCGATGACCCGCAACGCCCTGTCCCTTCCGGCCATCCCGCCCAACCAAGTCCTCGCCGGCCTGGCACTCTTCCTGTCGTTGTTCGTGATGTGGCCTGTGGTGTCGGACATCAACACCGTGGCGGTGCAGCCCTACTTGAACGGCGGGCTCGACTTCAACGGCGCAATGTCCGCCGGCTGGACTCCGTTGCAGCACTTCATGCTCGCCCATACCCGTGAGGAAGATATCGCGCTCATGACGCGCGCGGCCGGAATGGATAACCCGGAGAACCCGGAATCCGTCCCTCTGCAGACTTTGGTGCCGGCCTTCATGGTTTCCGAACTCCGGGCGGCGTTCATCATTGGCTTCGTGATCTTCATACCGTTCCTGGTCATCGACCTCGTGGTGTCCGCCGCACTGATGTCCATGGGCATGATGATGCTCCCGCCGGTGATGATTTCCTTGCCGTTCAAGATCCTGCTGTTTGTCCTGGTTGATGGTTGGGGCCTGGTGATCACGTCCCTGATCCAGAGTTATTCGGGCGGCTGA
- the fliQ gene encoding flagellar biosynthesis protein FliQ, translating into MDTNAVLDICLQAMMVAAKLAAPTLLTALVVGLGISLLQSITQLQEPTLSFVPKAVAVAIALAVCGHWMISEMVTFTNELFLRIPGLIGGA; encoded by the coding sequence ATGGATACCAACGCAGTCCTGGACATTTGCCTGCAGGCCATGATGGTCGCGGCCAAACTGGCAGCTCCCACCCTTCTCACTGCCTTGGTGGTTGGCCTGGGCATTTCCCTGTTGCAGTCCATCACGCAGCTTCAGGAGCCCACACTGAGCTTCGTCCCCAAGGCCGTTGCCGTAGCCATAGCGCTGGCGGTGTGCGGGCACTGGATGATCTCGGAAATGGTCACGTTCACCAATGAACTCTTCCTGCGCATCCCCGGATTGATCGGTGGCGCGTGA
- a CDS encoding flagellar biosynthetic protein FliR gives MDIPIDQSWIQVLLLASVRMTAFLVVAPPFAHHAIPARIKAMLGIGLGLAVSQRLSADAVPKDTAGFITGVVLELATGLVLGFLVMAVFAAIQSAGSLIDLFSGFQMAQAFDPQMMVNGAQFTRLFQMAALALLFASDGYQLVIGGLTGSFSALPLAGGLDLSKPVDAMVGAVTGMFISAVQIAGPLLVVLVLADVGLGLLTRVAPALNAFSLGFPLKIFITLALAGFLFLALPRLVASLAELAARTVLGVG, from the coding sequence GTGGACATTCCCATCGACCAGTCATGGATCCAGGTTCTCTTGTTGGCCTCGGTCCGCATGACGGCCTTCCTGGTGGTGGCACCACCCTTTGCGCATCATGCCATTCCGGCGAGGATCAAAGCCATGCTGGGTATCGGCCTTGGCCTGGCAGTGTCCCAGCGGCTGTCCGCGGACGCCGTGCCCAAGGACACCGCGGGATTCATCACCGGCGTCGTCCTGGAACTGGCAACGGGCCTGGTGCTGGGGTTCCTGGTGATGGCTGTGTTCGCGGCGATCCAGTCGGCCGGCAGCCTGATCGATCTCTTCAGCGGGTTCCAGATGGCGCAGGCCTTCGATCCCCAGATGATGGTCAACGGCGCCCAGTTCACGCGCTTGTTCCAGATGGCGGCACTCGCGCTGCTCTTCGCCTCGGACGGCTATCAGCTGGTGATCGGGGGCCTGACGGGCAGCTTCAGTGCCTTGCCCCTCGCCGGCGGCCTGGACCTCAGCAAACCCGTGGATGCCATGGTGGGCGCTGTCACCGGCATGTTCATCTCCGCGGTCCAAATAGCCGGTCCGCTGCTGGTGGTTTTGGTGCTGGCCGACGTCGGACTCGGTCTCCTCACGCGCGTGGCCCCGGCACTGAATGCATTTTCCCTGGGCTTCCCCCTCAAGATCTTCATCACTCTGGCTTTGGCAGGCTTCCTTTTCCTTGCCCTGCCTCGCCTGGTCGCTTCCCTGGCCGAGTTGGCCGCACGGACAGTCCTGGGGGTGGGCTAG
- a CDS encoding EscU/YscU/HrcU family type III secretion system export apparatus switch protein, producing MADSQEKTEQATDKRMREVREKGQLSRSQDLMAWLAVGGAAAMLPATIDHASNAAVDQLFTVKGIINHPDPAKAVAALEDGLASLAGILGPLFLVVTVVVLAGSALQGGIPFKKFRPEFEHFNLLAGFKRMFGAQALWGGAKALLKTAVVGLVLYTVIQGLMPVLLTAGGLPVAGVLAAAAGGVGTLIQFAVAAGLVLAAADMFVVMRRNRKKTRMSKKEVQDENKNTDGDPLVKSHRRSRQLSMSRNRMIAAIGDADVVLVNPTHVAVALKYDAGKSAPRVVAKGAGVIAARIREEAEGKGVPMVQDIRLARALHSACELGQEIPVELYRSVAAVLAFVMSLKTRGAARGIHRMKEGLLA from the coding sequence GTGGCGGACTCACAGGAAAAGACCGAACAAGCCACGGACAAACGTATGCGTGAGGTCCGTGAAAAGGGCCAGCTCTCCAGATCCCAGGACCTCATGGCCTGGCTGGCGGTGGGCGGTGCCGCCGCAATGCTTCCGGCCACCATCGACCATGCCTCCAACGCGGCCGTGGACCAACTCTTCACGGTCAAGGGCATCATCAACCATCCGGATCCCGCCAAAGCTGTGGCGGCCTTGGAGGACGGGCTCGCCTCTCTGGCGGGAATCCTGGGACCACTGTTCCTGGTGGTTACCGTGGTGGTGCTGGCAGGGTCTGCCTTGCAGGGCGGTATCCCCTTCAAGAAGTTCCGGCCCGAGTTCGAACACTTCAACCTGCTGGCCGGTTTCAAGAGGATGTTCGGTGCCCAGGCGCTGTGGGGCGGGGCCAAAGCGCTACTGAAGACCGCCGTCGTGGGTCTTGTCCTCTACACCGTGATCCAAGGCTTGATGCCCGTTCTCCTCACCGCCGGGGGCTTGCCTGTGGCCGGTGTGCTCGCGGCCGCCGCAGGGGGCGTCGGGACGCTCATCCAGTTCGCGGTCGCGGCCGGGCTCGTGTTGGCAGCCGCCGACATGTTCGTCGTGATGCGCCGCAACCGGAAGAAGACCCGGATGTCCAAAAAGGAAGTCCAGGACGAGAACAAGAACACCGACGGAGATCCGCTGGTCAAGTCACACCGGCGTTCGCGCCAGCTGAGCATGAGCCGGAACCGCATGATCGCCGCGATCGGGGATGCCGACGTCGTGTTGGTCAACCCGACGCACGTGGCAGTCGCGTTGAAGTACGACGCCGGCAAATCGGCACCTCGCGTCGTGGCGAAGGGGGCAGGGGTCATAGCGGCCCGCATCAGGGAGGAGGCCGAGGGCAAAGGGGTGCCCATGGTCCAGGACATTCGCTTGGCCCGTGCCTTGCATTCGGCGTGTGAGCTGGGGCAGGAGATCCCCGTGGAGCTGTACCGCTCGGTGGCCGCTGTCCTGGCTTTCGTCATGTCCCTCAAGACGCGCGGCGCTGCCCGTGGAATCCATCGCATGAAGGAAGGTTTGCTGGCATGA
- a CDS encoding flagellar biosynthesis protein FlhA, which produces MKNSKFARLSVPVGIVGIVLLLVVPLPAPLLDFLIVCNILLALLILLTSMFVKKPLDFSVFPSLLLVATLFRLGLNVASTRLVLGQGFAGQVIEAFGKVTVGGSLIIGAVVFLILVVIQFVVVTKGAERVAEVGARFTLDAMPGKQMAIDADLNAGLITDAEARKRRAEVSAEADFYGAMDGASKFVKGDAIAGIIIIIINFVGGIAIGVLQRGMDAVDALNTYGLLTMGDGLVTQIPALLMAVSTGMIVTRSNAEEDMGRTASSQLMQSPNALLIAGLAAASMALIPGMPVLPFLVVGALLVIASRRVAAQQKAAAAAEAAGNAAVASEEDPNERLMEDMRVHPVEILLAPDLVDIVSGASDDLLARVRSLRQKIAMELGLVVPPVRTRDAMDLPPSTYAIRIAGVEAGRGVAPSGKLLALGEFLDALPGTATVEPVFGLNGKWVPTEMRHSAEMTGATVIDRVSVLVTHLSSIITANAARLLTREDVRVLTEGVRKQSPSAVEELTPGLLTLAEIQRVLEGLLEEQVPINDLPRIYEALSLRAKVSTDPEALIESARQALGPVLADKYLDGDVLPVVMIDPLLEQSMLEDMRPGEGGTQIVMGQAKLDSVLSSLKSAVEGAAATGRQAVLVCAPALRPAIRRLVAAPDGGVPVLSYREVTSANIRIETVGVVRHAEALQA; this is translated from the coding sequence ATGAAGAACAGCAAGTTCGCCCGGCTGTCGGTCCCGGTGGGCATCGTGGGGATTGTCCTGCTTCTGGTGGTCCCGCTGCCTGCTCCGCTGCTCGACTTCCTGATTGTCTGCAACATCCTGCTGGCACTCCTGATCCTGCTCACCAGCATGTTCGTGAAGAAACCCCTGGACTTCTCCGTGTTCCCGTCGCTGCTGCTGGTGGCCACGCTGTTCCGGCTGGGACTCAATGTGGCGTCCACCCGGTTGGTGCTGGGACAAGGCTTTGCCGGGCAGGTGATCGAGGCGTTCGGCAAGGTCACGGTGGGCGGTTCCTTGATCATCGGTGCCGTGGTGTTCCTGATCCTGGTGGTCATCCAGTTCGTGGTGGTCACCAAGGGTGCCGAGCGCGTGGCCGAAGTGGGCGCACGCTTCACCCTCGACGCCATGCCGGGTAAGCAAATGGCCATCGACGCCGACCTCAATGCCGGACTCATCACGGACGCCGAAGCCCGGAAGCGCCGCGCCGAAGTCTCTGCCGAAGCCGACTTCTACGGCGCCATGGACGGTGCCTCAAAGTTCGTCAAAGGCGACGCGATCGCGGGCATCATCATTATCATCATCAACTTTGTGGGCGGCATCGCGATCGGCGTGCTGCAGCGCGGCATGGACGCCGTTGACGCCCTGAACACGTATGGCCTGCTGACCATGGGCGACGGCTTGGTCACCCAGATCCCGGCCCTCCTCATGGCCGTCTCCACAGGCATGATCGTCACCCGGTCCAATGCCGAGGAGGACATGGGCCGCACCGCATCCTCGCAGCTCATGCAGTCACCCAATGCGCTGTTGATCGCAGGCCTTGCAGCGGCAAGCATGGCGTTGATTCCAGGGATGCCTGTCCTGCCCTTCCTTGTGGTGGGTGCCTTGTTGGTGATCGCGTCGCGACGCGTGGCAGCGCAGCAAAAAGCTGCTGCCGCGGCGGAGGCAGCAGGCAACGCCGCGGTGGCCTCGGAGGAAGATCCAAACGAGCGGCTCATGGAAGACATGCGGGTCCACCCGGTGGAGATTCTGTTGGCTCCGGACCTGGTGGACATCGTTTCCGGAGCTTCCGACGACCTTCTTGCGAGGGTGAGGTCGCTTCGGCAAAAGATCGCCATGGAGCTGGGCTTGGTTGTCCCGCCCGTCCGCACCAGGGATGCCATGGATCTCCCGCCCTCCACCTATGCCATCCGCATCGCCGGTGTCGAGGCCGGAAGGGGAGTGGCGCCGTCGGGCAAGCTCCTGGCCCTGGGCGAGTTCCTGGACGCCCTCCCGGGTACGGCCACCGTGGAACCTGTCTTCGGTTTAAACGGCAAATGGGTGCCCACGGAAATGCGCCACAGCGCAGAAATGACAGGCGCCACGGTGATCGACAGGGTGTCTGTCCTGGTGACGCATTTGTCCTCGATCATCACCGCCAACGCAGCAAGGCTCCTCACTCGCGAAGACGTTCGCGTCCTCACCGAGGGGGTCCGCAAGCAGAGCCCTTCCGCAGTGGAGGAGCTTACTCCCGGGTTGCTGACGCTCGCAGAGATCCAACGCGTCCTTGAGGGCCTCCTCGAGGAGCAGGTCCCCATCAACGACCTCCCGCGCATCTACGAGGCACTGTCCTTGCGGGCGAAGGTATCTACGGACCCGGAAGCCCTTATTGAATCGGCGCGGCAAGCTCTGGGGCCTGTCCTGGCCGACAAGTATTTGGACGGCGACGTTCTTCCGGTGGTGATGATCGATCCCCTGCTGGAGCAGTCGATGCTTGAGGACATGCGCCCGGGCGAGGGCGGTACACAGATCGTGATGGGCCAAGCCAAGCTCGATTCTGTGCTCTCCTCACTTAAATCCGCGGTAGAGGGAGCCGCGGCCACGGGACGTCAAGCGGTCCTCGTTTGCGCCCCCGCCCTGCGACCCGCGATTCGACGGCTTGTGGCCGCTCCCGACGGCGGTGTCCCCGTCTTGTCGTACCGCGAAGTGACATCGGCCAACATACGCATAGAAACAGTGGGGGTGGTTCGCCATGCCGAAGCGCTACAAGCTTAG
- the csrA gene encoding carbon storage regulator CsrA, with the protein MLVLTRKPGEKIMIGDDIVITVMEGRGDGVRIGIEAPRGVSIQRSEVVEAIAAANLAAAQAGPDAEELLANLRPPAPTNN; encoded by the coding sequence ATGCTGGTACTGACGCGCAAACCGGGCGAGAAGATCATGATTGGTGACGATATTGTCATTACCGTCATGGAGGGCCGCGGTGACGGGGTGCGGATCGGAATTGAAGCCCCGCGGGGTGTTTCCATCCAGCGCAGCGAAGTAGTTGAGGCGATCGCCGCCGCAAACCTCGCAGCCGCCCAAGCCGGCCCCGACGCCGAGGAACTCCTGGCGAACCTCCGCCCGCCGGCCCCCACCAACAACTGA
- a CDS encoding flagellar protein FlgN gives MGADELSATLWRERRQLDFLLFLLETQLLHLRAGNWHRLEYTASELEKVVESLRFESLARGVEAAALAAEWKAPDQTSLPSLAGMAPAGIWPDLLKEHHRALVILLESIDAVAADNLSALEQEPEPADAEPDDLAIMTLDVNVQRARAAVTSAALPSLRDFLGTT, from the coding sequence GTGGGGGCGGACGAGCTATCGGCAACGTTGTGGCGGGAGAGAAGGCAACTCGATTTCTTGCTTTTCCTCCTCGAAACGCAACTCCTGCATCTGCGGGCAGGCAACTGGCACCGCCTCGAATACACCGCGTCCGAGCTCGAAAAAGTGGTGGAAAGCCTACGCTTCGAGTCATTGGCCCGCGGCGTGGAAGCGGCTGCCCTGGCCGCGGAATGGAAAGCGCCGGATCAGACTTCGTTGCCTTCACTGGCAGGAATGGCGCCGGCCGGAATTTGGCCTGATCTATTGAAAGAACACCACCGCGCATTGGTTATTCTCTTGGAATCCATAGATGCCGTGGCAGCTGATAACCTCTCCGCGCTCGAGCAGGAACCGGAACCCGCGGACGCTGAGCCGGACGATCTCGCCATAATGACCCTGGACGTCAACGTTCAACGTGCGCGTGCGGCGGTGACCAGCGCCGCCCTCCCCTCTTTGCGTGATTTCCTCGGCACCACCTGA
- a CDS encoding sigma-70 family RNA polymerase sigma factor has product MNREQRNELVLQHLPLVGYLVSDLCARASHLSRDDFASVGSLALISSADSFDPDLGVPFGAFARRRIIGAFADEMRAGDWATRSARKRIKETLAVQETLTGVLGRGPSVAEMASALGVERSHVEAALADAARTLTSLDEVVVDTVASVAPSPENSVLADERIKYLRAAVDALPEKMRFVIREIYLAGRSVKDLAEELGSTHAAVSQQRAEGIRLLRDGLAAHYSDNPDRAFEPESRITARRRNDYLSALATATTGGITRSLGLGSTLNQAV; this is encoded by the coding sequence TTGAATCGCGAACAGCGCAACGAGCTGGTGTTGCAACACCTCCCGCTCGTTGGTTACTTGGTCTCTGACCTTTGTGCGCGCGCATCTCATTTGTCGCGCGATGATTTTGCCTCGGTTGGTTCCCTCGCCCTCATCAGTTCGGCAGATTCCTTCGACCCGGACCTGGGTGTTCCTTTCGGGGCTTTCGCACGCCGTCGAATCATTGGGGCTTTCGCGGACGAAATGCGCGCGGGAGACTGGGCTACCCGTTCGGCCCGCAAGCGCATCAAGGAAACCCTCGCCGTCCAGGAAACCCTTACGGGTGTGCTGGGACGCGGTCCGAGCGTTGCCGAGATGGCCTCTGCCCTTGGCGTCGAGCGCAGCCACGTCGAGGCGGCCTTGGCCGATGCAGCCAGAACCCTGACGTCGCTGGATGAGGTCGTGGTGGATACCGTGGCATCGGTAGCTCCGTCACCGGAGAACTCCGTGCTCGCCGACGAGCGCATCAAGTACCTCCGGGCCGCCGTCGATGCCTTGCCTGAGAAGATGCGGTTCGTCATCAGGGAGATCTACTTGGCAGGCCGTTCGGTCAAAGACCTCGCAGAGGAACTGGGCTCCACCCACGCGGCAGTTTCGCAGCAGCGGGCCGAAGGCATCCGGCTTTTGCGCGACGGCCTGGCCGCCCACTATTCAGATAACCCGGACCGGGCATTTGAACCTGAGTCCCGGATCACCGCCCGGCGTCGGAACGATTACCTTTCCGCCCTCGCCACGGCCACTACCGGCGGAATCACCCGGAGCCTGGGATTGGGTTCAACCCTCAACCAAGCCGTCTAG